The genomic window CAAGTCAcatagacacctgcccagagggaaattacaacccctacccgttccacaacggccatggtcacACCTATCAGTGAATATCTTGACGGATCTTCCTCCGTCACAAggaaacaccacgatcctggtcgttgtggatcggttttctaagtccttcCATCTCCTtactttgcccggtctccctacggtcctacagactgcggaggccctgttcacccacgtcttccgaaactatggggtgcctgaggatatagtttctgatcggggtccccagttcatgtTCAGGGTTTGAagggcatttatggaacgtctggggatctcggtcagcctcacctcaggttttcaccccgagtgtaatgggcaggtggagagaatttttttttaaataattttaccccgttttctccccaatttcatggtatccaattgttttagtagctactatcttgtctcatcgctacaactcccgtacgggctcgggagagacgaaggttgaaagtcatgtgtcctccgatacacaacccaaccaagccgcaatgcttcttaacacagcgcgaggaaacaccgtgcacctggcaaccttggttagcgcgcactgtgcccggcccgccacaggagtcgctggtgcgcaatgagacaaggacatccctaccggccaacccctccctagacgctaggccaattgtgcgtcgccccacggatcTCCAGGTTGCgaccggttacgacagagcctgggcgcaaacccagagtctctgatggcacagctggcacttcagtacagcgcccttaaccactacaccacccgggaggcccagatGGAGAGaattaaccaggatgtgggtaggtatctgcggtcctattgccaaGACTGGCCGATGGAGAGGGCGGCTTTCATCCCCTGGGTaaagatggcccagaactcactccgccactcctccactaactaTCACTGTCTCCTTTCCAATGCGTACTAGGTTATCAGCCAgttctggcaccgtggcatcagagccagatcgaaGCAACTGCAGGGGATGAGTGGTTTCGGTGCTCGGAGGAGACAAGGGACGCTGCCCATGTGCACCTGCAACGGGCCATCAGGTGGCAGAAGGAGAGCgccgaccgccaccgcagtgaggccccggtgttctcGCTGGGGGACCGGGTCTGGTTCTCGACCCTCCACCTgcccctccacctgccctgccagaagctgggtccgcggtttgtggggccattcaacatcctgaggagactgaacagGGTTTGTTATAAATTACAGCTCCCcctgattaccgtattaaccccttgtTCCATGTGTCTTTCCTCAGGCCGGTATTATTTCGGAAATCATTACTGTGATAATGTTTCAAAAGCAGAATGGATAAGGAATGGATCCTGCACTTGAAGATATTTGAATACAGTCTATGTTTCTAGTCGGAGCTATGTTTATTTCCTGGTAAGTAGAAATTGTATTCAGTTTATTGTGAAATTGTTGCACAAACTCACCAAATCCTGGCTGACTTTGATAGGGTCCTTGAACACGGTCCACACCACAGCCTCGTTGCAGTTTGGAGTGGTCAGGGATCCAAGGTAACGGTAGTATTTAGTGCGGTCCACCCCTTCCAGGAGCTCATCCAATGAAAAAGCATCATGAGTAATGTTTATATACTcatctggaggaagagagaaataaAACATATACCAAAATAATATGGTACTGAAATGGAACAAGAAAAATACAAATGTTGAATTCAAAGAGAAAAATTCAACCCAAATCCTCTTCCAAACTTTATTTCGAGGAAGTAGTTCTTGATCAAATCAGAACCAGTTaaatctctcctctcaccttttagTGTGATGTTGGCCAAGTATGATGTCAGAGTATTCCAGGCTGCTGGTGAACCAGTCACATTACTCGGCATGGCCTTTATGGAACAAGATTGACTTTATAAACAAAAACAGCAATAAAACATTGAAATGCCCAATCTACAGTGGAAAAATGGATGCCATTTCTAGGAAGGTTAAACCATCCACTCGCCTCTATGAAAAAGCCAAGAACAGCGAGTCCCGTGTCGTCTGCAACGGCCGCGGTCGTATTGCCATTGAGCGAAGACTTGGCATTTACTATGTGCATCTGAAAGGTGAAGCATAAAAGATGATCTATAAAAGTTATCTGAATCCATTGGAAAATTAAAATATTGGATTGATACATTTAAAAAGGTAGACTACAATCTGCCATACTTACAGCTGTTCAAAAGAAATGTCATTTAATGATATATATATGCTCCAATTCTTGAGGAAAGGAACGTATGAATGTCTCATGAGCTCAGTACAACAGTGGACTATTGCACCATTTATTAATTTGAGAGAGATTACATTTCTCCATCTGTCAGATTTATAGTAAACCAAGTGGCAGGGATGCAGTTTGGCTGGAGGGGAATTAATTCAGACTGGACTAAATGAAGACCTTGACATTGGTCCATTGCAGTGTGGTGTATGTGCATCAGTATGAGAAGTGTCACCCCATGTGACATGGGCTACATTCAGAATCACAACCCTTCTCCCGAAGTGCACGCATACACTCTTCCCTGCATGAATTTAAAAGGAATGGATTAGTGTTTGGAATATGGTGGAAATTCCTTCCAGCCATGCTTGCACAAATCCAAGAAGTGGGAGTGTGGAAGGGAGGGGGCATAATTCTGGAGAAGGTTAGAGAATCAGAACGCAGCAATGTTGTGTTGAACCTTCCCATACCTCCATGGGGTAGCGTGTTCCATCCACTGTGTGCTCTGACCCAGGTACTGAGGTACCATTCCCCCAGTGGAGGTGAAACTGCAGGCTGTCATAGGCCTCAGACAGTGCCCCACCTGTAACCTGGACACCCCTCGTGAGCGTCACTTTGactgaaagaaagagaggaggaacaaTAGGAGAGGAATTGGTTACATTTCGAAAATGAAGGTTCCTGGTTTAGTACATACATTTTCCTCAAGTGGGACTTTGTGTGCATGGATTGAGAAAGCAAGGCATCCATCCATTCTCCTCACCAGTTTTGCCAGTGTTCTTGATCTTGTTCATTGTGGAGTTGTCTCCGTATTTGGTGAAAGTGAAGGCAGTCAGGGTTTCATCGCCCACTGCTGATTCAGAGACGATGTTGATGGGAGACTGACGGGATCCATTGCAATGTTCAGTGACAATGGCGGACCAAGTGGTGTCATCTTAACATGGAATCAATCATACCATGGTGTCAATGTACCATCGTTTTATAAGGGTCATATAATATGCTAATAAATCAATTATATAGTCTATTATCCACTGCCATCACAATCACTTCAATTTGTGAGTAGAAATTACACTGTAATCAGTGGGTAAAATCAATACTTACCACAACTAGGATCATGGTAACACCACACTGTTACAATTGAAGAAGGGAAAAAGTTATGCAGAGTCACAACATTGATAGAAGAGTCACAGTCCAACAAAATAATAGAATAATCACTTACAACCGCCTGCAGCACCGTATGTAGTGGGGACAAAGAGTGTCGCAACGATAACCACAAGTCGATTCATCTGAAAGCGAGATAAAGG from Oncorhynchus masou masou isolate Uvic2021 chromosome 3, UVic_Omas_1.1, whole genome shotgun sequence includes these protein-coding regions:
- the LOC135507773 gene encoding carbonic anhydrase 4-like codes for the protein MNRLVVIVATLFVPTTYGAAGGLWCYHDPSCDDTTWSAIVTEHCNGSRQSPINIVSESAVGDETLTAFTFTKYGDNSTMNKIKNTGKTVKVTLTRGVQVTGGALSEAYDSLQFHLHWGNGTSVPGSEHTVDGTRYPMEMHIVNAKSSLNGNTTAAVADDTGLAVLGFFIEAMPSNVTGSPAAWNTLTSYLANITLKDEYINITHDAFSLDELLEGVDRTKYYRYLGSLTTPNCNEAVVWTVFKDPIKVSQDLIDLFSTTVHIDHNSTSDLMTNVFRNIQPVNDWVVTTQGHPASGASTKCSSLGLMALAWMLLRV